The Psychromonas sp. MME1 genome window below encodes:
- a CDS encoding lipopolysaccharide biosynthesis protein, with amino-acid sequence MEIKPTVVIKPEDLTGQSRFAWNLMISWISQLVLIFSGFIMPRLVDEKVGQAALGIWDFGWSFVSYLTLVGFGMGACFNRYIAMHRAANEIKDLNKVANSVVFVQLIIASVVVTTTVVFYFSLPYFFSESLQEHTHTGQWVILFLGFSLSMQMLSGSARGLLTGYHRWDIHNSLHAGDSVFSLILMVLALYFTELGVVGMAIGYFISTVTFETLRFISVKKICKEFTFNLRLSNFATCKEMLKFGIKSMLSNVPPIILLQTISIILVSSIGPAALAVFARPMALTKQIKTFMAKFTLMLTPTTGAMLGSKDPQAIQALFINTTKLSFAFCLPSLGFLFIYGDQILALWMGDDYASKHLIMILSAGLLLSMGQDSSIRILMGMNRHGRISVIALLSLMTLFVIGLLFTGVGNLALTTAALLFVVPMSIVYGILVPTYTCRQLGVPYFSYLLQSLLLPIFYLLPFFSLLSCSRYYFELNHYRYALFAFILALIVTLFIYFIYLLPAELQRKCLFACRRIKFEWGNKR; translated from the coding sequence ATGGAGATAAAGCCGACAGTAGTAATAAAACCAGAAGACCTAACGGGACAAAGCCGTTTTGCATGGAATCTGATGATCAGCTGGATAAGTCAGTTAGTGCTGATTTTTTCTGGTTTTATTATGCCTCGTTTAGTCGATGAAAAAGTGGGGCAAGCGGCATTAGGTATATGGGATTTTGGCTGGTCTTTTGTTAGCTACTTAACGTTGGTTGGTTTTGGTATGGGGGCGTGTTTTAATCGTTATATTGCGATGCATCGAGCAGCAAATGAGATAAAAGATCTGAATAAAGTAGCTAATTCGGTTGTCTTTGTGCAATTAATTATTGCCTCTGTGGTAGTGACAACGACGGTTGTGTTTTATTTTTCCTTGCCATACTTTTTTTCTGAATCCTTGCAAGAGCACACTCATACTGGTCAATGGGTTATACTGTTTTTAGGGTTTAGTTTATCTATGCAGATGTTATCTGGCTCAGCACGAGGGTTATTAACAGGTTACCATCGTTGGGATATTCACAATAGCTTGCATGCCGGGGATAGTGTTTTTTCGTTGATATTAATGGTGCTTGCCTTATATTTCACTGAATTAGGTGTGGTGGGAATGGCGATTGGATACTTTATATCAACGGTTACTTTTGAAACGTTACGTTTTATTTCAGTTAAAAAAATATGTAAAGAGTTTACATTTAACCTACGTTTATCCAATTTTGCTACCTGTAAAGAGATGTTAAAATTTGGTATAAAAAGTATGTTATCAAATGTCCCCCCGATAATTTTGTTGCAAACAATTAGCATTATTCTAGTCAGTTCGATAGGTCCTGCTGCATTGGCTGTTTTTGCGAGACCAATGGCGCTTACCAAGCAAATAAAAACATTTATGGCTAAATTTACTTTAATGCTGACTCCTACTACTGGTGCTATGTTAGGGAGTAAAGATCCACAAGCAATTCAAGCGCTATTTATTAATACAACTAAATTAAGCTTTGCTTTTTGTTTACCGTCGCTAGGTTTTTTGTTTATTTATGGTGATCAAATACTTGCTTTATGGATGGGAGATGATTATGCCTCGAAGCATTTAATCATGATTTTATCGGCAGGTTTATTACTTTCAATGGGGCAAGATAGCTCAATCAGAATCCTAATGGGCATGAATCGACATGGTAGAATTTCAGTCATTGCATTATTGAGTCTAATGACGCTTTTTGTTATTGGTCTTTTATTTACAGGCGTTGGTAATTTAGCATTAACAACCGCTGCATTATTGTTTGTCGTGCCGATGAGCATAGTGTATGGGATCTTGGTGCCAACATATACCTGCCGTCAGCTAGGTGTACCTTATTTTTCATATTTATTGCAAAGCTTATTATTACCCATTTTTTACTTGTTACCGTTCTTTTCATTATTGTCTTGCTCTCGATATTACTTCGAGTTGAATCATTATCGTTACGCCTTATTTGCTTTTATTTTAGCCCTTATCGTGACCCTGTTTATTTATTTTATCTATTTGCTTCCTGCTGAACTACAGAGAAAATGTCTGTTTGCTTGTCGTAGAATTAAATTCGAATGGGGAAATAAACGTTAA
- a CDS encoding glycosyltransferase, with amino-acid sequence MTNTNNSSSLGQHIYRWMIRVVLTIYYCLLTLFKIMPQKKVPKKVKILVTGTFYSDHWLITHLKPMANASNCAQLTMVAATEVPEINNVQGAYAPEWLQKITGKVGARLLYFSWIAIKERPDVLVGFHILINGLFVALLARLIGAKSIYICGGGPREVQGGGIKTENRIFNRIGQADLFIENLLLKSINTMSLIVTMGASAINYFQEKGITAPCEIVPGGFDDTIFCPDENVSKIYDLILIGRLSEIKRVDRFLLAIKKAQQILPNLNAVIVGDGPDKEALQYLAERLEIAENIHFAGWQNNVHEWLQKSKCFSLTSDSEGLSQALIQAMMVGVPAITSDVGDLGDLLKEGKNGYLVSPLTEDAFASAYIKFFEAQSSQFDFSKQAYQDTREFSFAQVELHWHKIFSELQIKNGLQRD; translated from the coding sequence ATGACAAATACAAATAATTCCTCTTCGTTGGGACAGCATATTTATAGGTGGATGATTAGAGTTGTACTCACTATTTATTACTGTTTACTGACCCTATTTAAAATCATGCCGCAAAAGAAGGTACCGAAAAAGGTAAAAATACTTGTCACGGGGACATTTTATTCAGATCACTGGCTAATTACTCATTTAAAACCCATGGCGAATGCCAGTAATTGCGCACAACTGACTATGGTTGCTGCTACTGAAGTGCCCGAAATAAATAATGTTCAAGGTGCCTACGCCCCCGAATGGTTACAAAAAATAACGGGTAAAGTCGGCGCTCGTTTGCTTTATTTTTCATGGATTGCGATTAAAGAAAGGCCCGATGTCTTAGTTGGTTTTCATATTTTAATTAACGGTCTTTTTGTTGCGTTGTTGGCAAGGTTAATAGGTGCAAAATCAATATATATTTGTGGTGGAGGCCCAAGAGAAGTGCAAGGGGGCGGCATTAAAACGGAGAATCGTATCTTTAACCGTATTGGTCAAGCTGATCTCTTTATTGAAAACTTATTACTAAAATCAATTAATACCATGAGTTTAATTGTCACGATGGGTGCTTCCGCTATTAACTATTTTCAAGAAAAAGGAATCACTGCGCCTTGTGAAATAGTACCGGGTGGATTTGATGATACTATTTTTTGTCCTGATGAGAATGTTAGCAAAATTTATGACTTGATATTAATTGGTCGTTTATCGGAAATAAAGCGAGTGGATCGTTTTCTGCTAGCGATAAAAAAGGCGCAACAAATTCTGCCTAATTTAAATGCTGTTATTGTGGGTGATGGTCCAGATAAAGAGGCTCTACAATATTTAGCAGAACGTTTGGAAATTGCTGAGAATATTCATTTTGCTGGTTGGCAGAATAATGTTCATGAATGGTTGCAAAAATCAAAATGTTTTTCTCTAACTTCTGACTCAGAGGGTTTGTCACAGGCTCTTATTCAGGCAATGATGGTCGGTGTGCCTGCCATTACTTCTGATGTTGGTGATCTTGGCGATTTATTAAAAGAGGGGAAAAATGGGTATCTAGTTTCCCCATTAACAGAAGATGCGTTTGCTTCTGCTTATATTAAATTTTTTGAAGCGCAAAGCTCGCAATTCGATTTCTCAAAACAAGCATATCAAGATACGCGAGAATTTAGCTTTGCACAGGTGGAATTACATTGGCATAAAATATTTTCTGAACTTCAAATTAAGAATGGGCTACAGCGTGATTAG
- a CDS encoding glycosyltransferase family 4 protein, with protein sequence MLFLGVAWERKGGPQLVEAFKKVRETLPNATLTIVGCSPEIDVKNCTIVGRIPLDQVNQYYQQASVFCLPTRLEPFGIVFIEAFNNKLPIIASNIGAIPDFVHSGENGYTVDPDDITALAECLTILLSNPKMCEEFGSAGYQLIKNRYTWEATGKRLRKEITQHLTNMKGN encoded by the coding sequence ATTCTATTTTTAGGTGTTGCTTGGGAGCGTAAAGGCGGGCCGCAATTAGTTGAAGCATTTAAAAAAGTAAGGGAAACATTACCTAATGCCACGTTAACAATTGTGGGTTGCTCACCAGAAATAGATGTTAAAAATTGCACTATAGTGGGACGGATTCCACTTGATCAAGTTAATCAATATTATCAACAGGCAAGTGTATTTTGTTTACCGACACGATTAGAGCCTTTTGGGATTGTCTTTATTGAAGCTTTTAATAATAAATTACCCATAATTGCTTCTAATATTGGCGCTATTCCTGATTTTGTCCACAGTGGAGAAAATGGCTATACAGTTGATCCTGATGATATAACAGCTCTGGCTGAGTGTTTAACAATACTATTGTCTAATCCTAAGATGTGTGAAGAATTCGGTTCTGCTGGATACCAATTGATTAAAAATAGATATACTTGGGAGGCAACGGGAAAAAGGCTACGTAAAGAGATTACGCAGCATTTAACAAATATGAAGGGTAACTAG
- a CDS encoding exosortase C-terminal domain/associated protein EpsI: MWAWNRITVASFFLLNFLLLLIINSSAVFEVFDEWWSTGPYNHGLLGLAVAMYIIWQKKDIFAEPQVNHFSLLLLCASNLLLFVANIAAIGQLQIASLFLVLLSLLASFWGFKIVKKLFLPLAMILLILPIWSIIQLPLRSISTWVSFHLVDLLNFEIIRNGYELLTPGGTFIVEEACSGLGFFLASALYALFVAQINHLSRKAGILFFFIAITVAIIANWIRISTIIIVGSQTAMQHFIVQDHLTFGWLVFAGCFIPVIIIGNTYFGEQKVDKVDIVEKIKTTESLDYINKWYLLGIPTIIIAFAVCTHFISSNFDPKYKFVLPNIPHYKLIVINKAESHNWFPLSIGAANEEFSYYSQNENLIQVYLANYVRQQQGAEMIFVGNRLFDKNRWVIVDQKRVTLNHSKLQQINLITLRKNSYRSRIIAYWYYVDGRFVADKKQAKWHELLAALKGKPGASLVAIAFDYNSENEQSALKATTDFAVAFANQPIHIETSQ, encoded by the coding sequence ATGTGGGCATGGAATAGAATTACAGTAGCATCATTTTTCCTTTTAAATTTTCTACTCCTTTTAATTATTAATTCATCGGCTGTTTTTGAGGTGTTCGATGAGTGGTGGAGTACCGGTCCCTATAACCATGGTTTATTAGGATTAGCGGTGGCGATGTATATCATTTGGCAGAAAAAAGATATCTTTGCTGAGCCACAGGTTAATCACTTTAGCTTGCTGTTATTGTGTGCCAGTAATTTACTCCTCTTTGTTGCTAATATTGCAGCTATTGGTCAATTACAGATAGCCAGCCTATTTCTTGTCCTGTTATCTTTATTGGCAAGCTTCTGGGGCTTCAAAATAGTCAAGAAACTATTTTTACCACTTGCCATGATACTGCTCATTCTCCCAATCTGGAGCATAATACAACTTCCGTTGCGCTCTATTTCAACTTGGGTAAGCTTCCACCTTGTTGATCTCTTAAACTTTGAAATAATCCGAAACGGGTATGAACTACTAACCCCCGGAGGTACTTTTATTGTTGAAGAGGCATGCTCTGGATTGGGCTTCTTTTTAGCTTCAGCACTATATGCGCTTTTTGTCGCACAAATCAATCACCTTTCACGTAAAGCTGGCATCCTATTCTTTTTTATCGCTATCACCGTGGCGATTATTGCCAATTGGATCCGTATATCAACCATTATTATTGTCGGCAGCCAAACAGCCATGCAGCATTTTATCGTGCAGGACCACCTCACTTTTGGTTGGCTCGTATTTGCAGGGTGCTTTATACCAGTGATCATTATAGGTAATACTTATTTTGGCGAACAAAAAGTAGATAAAGTAGATATTGTCGAAAAAATTAAAACAACGGAGTCACTCGACTATATTAATAAATGGTATCTATTAGGGATTCCGACCATCATCATCGCCTTTGCAGTTTGCACACACTTTATCTCCTCTAATTTTGATCCTAAATACAAATTTGTATTGCCAAACATTCCACATTATAAACTGATTGTCATCAACAAGGCAGAAAGCCACAATTGGTTCCCCCTCTCAATTGGCGCTGCAAATGAAGAATTCAGCTACTATAGCCAGAATGAAAACTTAATACAGGTTTACCTAGCAAACTATGTTCGACAACAACAAGGTGCTGAAATGATTTTTGTAGGGAATCGATTATTTGATAAAAATCGCTGGGTTATCGTAGACCAAAAAAGAGTTACTCTAAACCACTCAAAACTGCAACAAATCAACCTAATAACGCTTCGTAAAAATAGCTATCGTTCTCGAATTATTGCCTATTGGTATTACGTTGATGGCCGTTTTGTAGCCGATAAAAAACAGGCAAAATGGCATGAGTTACTGGCAGCACTAAAGGGCAAACCAGGGGCTAGTTTAGTTGCTATCGCATTCGATTATAATAGCGAAAATGAGCAATCAGCATTAAAAGCGACCACTGACTTCGCGGTCGCATTCGCTAATCAGCCTATTCATATTGAAACATCCCAATAA
- a CDS encoding WecB/TagA/CpsF family glycosyltransferase has product MSVLQGASSTPLSTFDVKNSRVSLFGIAIHALTSDQAINNIDSAIKNRQSLHIGMLNAAKIVNMKRNPGLNDDVLSSNMILADGSSVVLASKLLRKKLPERVAGIDLMFSILAKGNTEGYRVFCLGATPEVSAKVEAEIRKTYPGVVIAGTQHGYFSDDEEAAVAQRIADSQADVLFVAITSPKKEQFMARWNKTMRVPVVHGVGGSFDVFAGKVERAPLLWQKWGLEWLYRVKQEPRRLWKRYLVTNTLFLGLLIKEFFLPSKPL; this is encoded by the coding sequence ATGTCAGTATTACAAGGTGCATCAAGCACCCCCCTTTCAACATTTGATGTCAAGAATAGTAGAGTATCTTTATTTGGTATTGCTATTCATGCATTAACTTCAGATCAGGCTATCAATAATATTGACAGCGCGATCAAGAACAGACAATCACTGCATATCGGCATGTTAAATGCTGCGAAAATTGTCAATATGAAACGAAATCCTGGATTAAATGATGATGTTCTCAGCTCGAATATGATTTTGGCCGATGGTAGTTCGGTAGTGCTCGCGAGTAAGTTATTAAGAAAAAAATTGCCTGAACGTGTTGCTGGTATTGATTTAATGTTTAGTATTTTAGCGAAAGGGAATACAGAGGGCTATCGCGTTTTTTGTCTCGGAGCAACGCCGGAGGTCTCTGCTAAAGTCGAAGCTGAAATTCGTAAAACCTATCCCGGTGTCGTTATTGCGGGAACTCAGCATGGTTACTTTAGTGACGATGAAGAAGCGGCGGTGGCGCAGAGAATTGCCGATTCTCAAGCGGATGTTTTATTTGTCGCCATCACCTCACCTAAAAAAGAACAATTTATGGCGCGCTGGAATAAAACAATGCGCGTTCCTGTTGTGCATGGTGTTGGTGGATCCTTTGATGTCTTTGCTGGGAAAGTAGAGCGAGCACCGCTGCTATGGCAAAAATGGGGATTGGAGTGGTTATATCGAGTCAAGCAGGAGCCAAGGCGTTTATGGAAGCGCTATTTAGTGACCAATACCCTGTTTTTAGGTTTGTTAATCAAAGAATTTTTTCTTCCAAGTAAACCCCTTTAG
- a CDS encoding glycosyltransferase family 4 protein — translation MAARLAAKLSFTSIKIIGSERNANYTLKPIQKRAYIFTKHLVNAIVANSQSGAEFNAKQTGQPKSKYHVVYNGVDTNRFKPQSNQNIRAELGIAESAQVIGMFASFKKQKNHPFLIKALQQVKKQGVNFKLLLVGDVLYGGLHGSDNYTVALKQLIQESGFSQDVIYLGNRDDVERLYPACDFTVLPSLFEGTPNVVLESMACGVPCIATDVSDNARIIKHTSSGYIVAVDDIDSLSQYILGLINQPNLLNELSNNAQQTIIEKFSSYKLSENMEAIYSSVSCKNRL, via the coding sequence ATTGCCGCTCGATTAGCAGCCAAACTATCATTTACCTCGATAAAGATTATTGGCTCAGAACGTAATGCCAATTACACATTAAAGCCTATTCAAAAACGCGCCTATATATTCACCAAACATCTAGTCAATGCGATTGTTGCTAATTCTCAAAGTGGTGCAGAATTTAATGCAAAACAAACTGGTCAACCTAAGAGTAAATATCACGTCGTTTACAATGGTGTAGATACAAACAGATTCAAGCCACAGAGTAATCAAAATATTCGAGCTGAATTAGGTATCGCAGAAAGTGCTCAAGTGATTGGTATGTTTGCAAGTTTTAAAAAGCAAAAAAATCATCCATTTTTAATAAAAGCATTACAACAAGTAAAAAAACAAGGGGTAAATTTTAAACTGCTGTTAGTTGGTGATGTATTGTATGGCGGTCTACATGGCTCAGATAATTATACCGTTGCACTAAAACAATTAATTCAGGAAAGTGGTTTTTCCCAAGACGTAATTTATTTAGGAAATAGAGACGATGTTGAACGTCTTTATCCTGCTTGTGATTTTACGGTATTACCATCACTGTTTGAAGGCACTCCCAATGTGGTACTAGAATCAATGGCCTGTGGTGTACCTTGTATTGCAACTGACGTATCAGATAATGCTAGGATAATAAAACACACTAGCTCTGGTTATATCGTTGCTGTAGATGATATTGACTCACTTAGCCAATACATCTTAGGGCTAATTAATCAGCCCAATCTACTAAACGAACTCTCGAATAATGCACAGCAAACTATAATAGAAAAATTTTCATCCTATAAATTGTCGGAAAATATGGAAGCAATATACAGTTCAGTAAGTTGTAAAAATAGATTGTAA
- a CDS encoding sulfotransferase domain-containing protein, whose translation MIKNKKQQLIYLAAASHSGSTMTAMLLGAHPDLCSVGELKAVHLGDQDSYLCSCKTLVSQCSFWKGVSEKMAQRGQEFCITCAETDIRTGATPYILRLLKPLVRGPFLEFIRDILLSPSPTWRKQLPKLQKRNADYVSAIAEQANVEAVVDSSKIGIRLKYLLKNKDLDIKVIWVVRDGRGVALAYKNPSDFADAKDPKLRGGGAGKTQEKGRSIEVGAHEWVRCNQETQAVLATMDRDKWIKVHYEDICNNTEQTLDTLFEFIGVDPNKKRLDFKTVEHHVVGNGMRLDDSEVIKLDDRWKEQMSESDLKRFYDVAGEYHTKLGYTK comes from the coding sequence ATGATCAAGAATAAAAAACAACAGCTAATTTATTTAGCAGCAGCTAGCCATTCCGGATCGACGATGACAGCGATGTTACTCGGTGCTCATCCAGACTTATGCAGTGTAGGAGAGTTGAAGGCGGTGCATTTAGGGGATCAAGATAGCTATCTTTGTTCTTGTAAAACACTGGTCTCTCAATGTTCATTCTGGAAAGGAGTAAGTGAAAAGATGGCGCAGCGTGGGCAGGAGTTTTGTATCACTTGCGCTGAGACCGATATCCGAACCGGAGCAACACCATATATATTACGGTTGCTTAAACCCTTGGTTCGTGGTCCATTCCTTGAGTTTATTAGAGATATTTTATTATCACCATCTCCGACATGGCGTAAACAGTTGCCCAAATTGCAAAAGCGTAATGCTGATTATGTCAGCGCAATCGCTGAACAGGCGAATGTTGAGGCAGTTGTAGACTCTTCAAAAATTGGTATTCGCCTTAAATATTTACTGAAAAACAAAGACCTCGACATTAAGGTCATTTGGGTGGTAAGGGACGGTAGAGGTGTCGCATTAGCCTATAAGAATCCTTCAGATTTTGCTGATGCAAAAGATCCTAAGTTGCGAGGCGGGGGGGCAGGTAAAACCCAAGAAAAAGGGCGTTCGATTGAAGTTGGGGCACATGAATGGGTGCGGTGTAATCAAGAAACGCAAGCGGTGTTGGCAACCATGGATAGAGATAAGTGGATTAAGGTGCATTATGAAGATATTTGTAATAACACCGAACAAACGCTTGATACTCTCTTTGAGTTTATTGGTGTTGACCCAAACAAAAAGCGGTTAGATTTTAAAACCGTTGAACACCATGTTGTCGGTAATGGTATGCGTTTGGATGATTCTGAAGTTATTAAGCTTGATGATCGTTGGAAAGAACAGATGAGCGAATCGGATCTTAAGCGATTTTACGATGTGGCTGGCGAATATCATACAAAGTTAGGTTATACAAAATAA
- a CDS encoding polysaccharide pyruvyl transferase family protein, producing the protein MENIYVKWFQRKSKLSLLGILPKNFGDDLNPVIVEAIAKKRAVRLDKLPKKIIKPCHLVIGSILHWADENTIVWGPGFAEKGSKVISKPIGIKAVRGPLTRNELLKSGVDCPEVYGDPALLYSRLFSVSSKKRYKLGIIAHYAEAKNSFFKEWLKMQVRHADDIKVISVADSVAKVIESINECDCIASSSLHGIIIADSYNIPNVHVNFNGFVPHTQFKFYDYYQSVKKRYSGPFIIERTTTISDIIQQVNGDDIKIDLDLLMENCPFRAS; encoded by the coding sequence ATGGAAAATATTTACGTAAAATGGTTCCAAAGAAAAAGTAAATTATCACTGCTTGGGATTTTACCTAAGAATTTCGGGGATGACTTAAATCCCGTTATTGTTGAGGCTATTGCGAAGAAGAGAGCGGTTCGTTTAGATAAGCTCCCTAAGAAGATAATTAAACCTTGTCATTTAGTTATTGGAAGTATTTTGCATTGGGCAGATGAAAATACAATCGTTTGGGGGCCTGGATTTGCCGAAAAGGGCAGTAAAGTTATTTCCAAACCTATTGGGATTAAAGCGGTAAGGGGACCATTAACGCGTAATGAATTATTAAAGTCAGGGGTTGATTGTCCTGAGGTTTATGGTGATCCTGCTTTGTTATATTCTCGTTTATTTAGTGTTTCAAGTAAAAAGAGATATAAACTTGGCATCATTGCCCATTATGCCGAAGCAAAAAATAGCTTTTTTAAGGAGTGGTTAAAAATGCAAGTGAGGCACGCTGATGATATTAAGGTTATTAGCGTTGCAGACTCTGTTGCAAAAGTCATTGAAAGTATTAATGAGTGTGATTGTATTGCCTCTAGTTCGTTGCATGGGATTATTATCGCGGATAGCTATAACATTCCCAATGTGCATGTGAATTTCAACGGCTTTGTACCACATACTCAATTCAAGTTTTATGACTACTATCAGTCTGTAAAGAAAAGATATTCTGGGCCATTTATTATAGAGCGTACAACGACAATTAGCGATATTATCCAACAGGTCAATGGAGATGATATTAAAATCGATCTTGATTTATTGATGGAAAATTGTCCATTTAGGGCTAGCTAG
- a CDS encoding O-antigen ligase family protein, which translates to MFFAVLIYAPSTVERFMYGVVEQDTSYESQVNHINFDEGNADLHAVTSGRVVAWPLVWESISEAPWLGYGREAMKNQGITLQIMLEHGEGESFPHPHNAYLQWLQDNGLIGAIPVFWFYLLLVRYSWSLFRDGSHKIYVVTGGMSLALILAFLIASIGSQTFYPREGAVGMWVAIALMLRVYIERKAVRLGEKSLLVSVSEK; encoded by the coding sequence ATGTTTTTTGCCGTTTTGATCTATGCCCCTTCTACAGTTGAACGATTCATGTACGGGGTAGTTGAGCAAGATACCTCTTATGAAAGTCAAGTTAATCATATAAATTTTGATGAAGGAAATGCAGATCTTCACGCAGTGACTTCGGGGCGAGTTGTTGCTTGGCCATTAGTTTGGGAGTCTATAAGTGAGGCTCCTTGGTTAGGATATGGCCGAGAAGCGATGAAAAATCAAGGCATCACTCTGCAAATAATGCTTGAGCATGGTGAGGGCGAAAGTTTTCCACACCCTCACAATGCCTATTTGCAATGGCTTCAAGATAATGGCTTGATTGGTGCTATACCTGTTTTTTGGTTTTACTTGCTATTAGTTAGATATTCATGGTCATTATTTCGAGATGGCAGCCATAAAATTTATGTTGTAACAGGGGGAATGAGTCTCGCATTAATACTTGCATTTTTAATTGCATCTATTGGTAGTCAAACTTTTTATCCACGCGAGGGTGCTGTAGGAATGTGGGTTGCTATTGCCCTAATGCTCAGGGTTTATATAGAAAGAAAAGCAGTGCGTTTAGGAGAAAAAAGCCTTTTAGTTAGTGTGTCAGAAAAATAA
- a CDS encoding right-handed parallel beta-helix repeat-containing protein produces the protein MFKNYCKVGLLGVSLLCSSTLVAEDYKVGNGVPDPINTWAPNGYVGDIVHPITGKAPANWAAANEQGLLSYYVDSSHPDATNTNNEFGSPDKPRKTIMEGTYAAGAYVEIHGGPYDGGGQLIITADGTPDKPVWIRGVDQDNRAIISGETIIKGQYVILENLEYNLPKKNVSFRSHNGSNLHHAVIRNSVFRGNGENVGNAAAIAIYGGLDNRFHDLVVFNNDISAFGNDFDDVNPADGVSSENDYHGVIPRSNVDRVWILRNKIYNLGGDSVQVGIASTADVNRPSYVYIADNDFYSNLENGVDVKEANNTLIINNRIWDWKKHKNNSSTGGAIIIHNGANNTWVINNEVSDAASGIAATDSSLDTWVIGNVIKNVQHPDWDVEWAGGLYDSGMAIHFRGGSSGGAINNTIINYDKGIEAATGEYVYINNILFNRNSEMGNDLFVESTQSSNLVNNNVVYSKSVSLKQTNVTCVACLYEDPLFSDLSQNVSLASNSAAIGAGFNIQSYLDKYKDVFGVELTQDIYKGKRVVGGIDIGAMEDQDSQSGGGQEKPLSPEIINIEVN, from the coding sequence ATGTTTAAGAATTATTGCAAGGTTGGATTATTAGGTGTTAGCTTACTTTGTTCATCTACATTGGTTGCTGAAGATTATAAAGTGGGTAACGGTGTTCCAGATCCTATCAATACGTGGGCTCCGAATGGTTATGTAGGTGATATTGTTCATCCAATTACGGGTAAAGCACCTGCAAATTGGGCTGCTGCAAACGAACAAGGTTTGCTAAGTTATTATGTCGACTCAAGTCATCCTGATGCGACAAATACAAATAATGAGTTTGGTTCGCCGGATAAACCTCGTAAAACGATTATGGAAGGAACTTATGCAGCTGGGGCATATGTTGAAATTCATGGTGGACCATATGATGGTGGGGGACAATTAATAATTACTGCCGATGGAACACCCGATAAGCCTGTCTGGATTAGAGGGGTTGACCAAGATAATAGGGCTATAATTAGTGGTGAAACTATTATTAAGGGGCAATATGTCATTCTAGAAAATTTAGAATATAACCTGCCGAAAAAAAATGTAAGTTTCCGTAGTCATAATGGTAGCAACTTGCATCATGCTGTTATTCGTAATTCTGTATTTCGTGGTAATGGGGAGAATGTTGGTAATGCAGCTGCGATTGCAATTTATGGTGGGCTTGATAATAGGTTCCACGATTTAGTTGTTTTTAATAATGATATTTCTGCATTTGGCAATGATTTTGATGATGTTAATCCTGCTGATGGAGTATCTTCTGAAAACGACTACCATGGTGTTATTCCCAGATCTAATGTGGATAGAGTATGGATATTGCGTAATAAAATATATAATTTGGGCGGAGATTCCGTGCAGGTTGGCATTGCTTCTACAGCTGATGTGAATCGTCCGAGTTATGTCTATATTGCCGATAATGATTTTTATAGTAATCTAGAAAATGGCGTTGACGTTAAAGAAGCAAATAATACATTGATCATTAATAATAGAATATGGGATTGGAAAAAGCATAAAAATAACAGTTCCACGGGCGGAGCCATTATTATTCATAATGGGGCTAACAACACCTGGGTTATTAATAATGAAGTTAGTGATGCAGCGAGTGGTATTGCAGCGACAGATAGCTCATTAGATACATGGGTAATTGGTAACGTCATAAAAAATGTGCAGCACCCCGATTGGGATGTTGAGTGGGCAGGAGGTTTATATGATTCTGGTATGGCGATTCATTTCCGAGGAGGCTCTTCGGGTGGTGCTATTAATAATACCATTATTAATTATGATAAAGGTATAGAAGCTGCTACAGGTGAGTACGTATATATAAATAATATTTTATTTAATCGTAATAGCGAAATGGGCAATGATCTGTTTGTTGAGTCCACCCAGTCATCTAATTTAGTGAACAATAACGTAGTCTATTCTAAATCAGTCTCATTAAAACAGACTAATGTTACCTGTGTTGCCTGCCTATATGAAGATCCATTATTTTCTGATTTATCACAAAATGTATCGCTTGCATCTAATTCAGCAGCTATTGGTGCTGGTTTTAATATCCAAAGTTATCTAGATAAGTATAAGGATGTTTTTGGTGTGGAGTTAACTCAGGATATATATAAAGGTAAAAGAGTTGTTGGTGGGATTGACATAGGAGCAATGGAAGATCAAGATTCTCAGTCTGGTGGTGGCCAAGAAAAACCGTTATCACCAGAGATAATTAACATAGAAGTTAATTAA